GGCTAAGCGGCTCATCTCGCCGGCGCCCACGACGACCGCCGTTACATCCTCTAACGATCCGCCGAGCAACTCTCTGGCTTGAGCGACCGCCGCGCTAGAAACCGACACGGGGTTTTTGCCGACCTCCGTGCTTGATCGCACCGCCGCCGCGCATCGCATCGCGTGATCGCTTACGGCGCGAAGCCGTTTGCCGACGAAACCGCGCTCGAAAGCGAACTTAAAAGCCTCTTTGAATTGCCCCGCGATCTGCGATTCGCCTACCACCACGCTTTCTAAACCGCTTGCCACGCTAAATAGATGGCGCGCCGCGCCCTCGTCCTCGTAGCTGTGAGCGCGCCCGTCAAGTTCCACGCGATCCACGCCGCTTTCGTCGTGAAGCGCGTCTAAAGCGTCGCTTAACGCGACGTGCAGATCGGCGGCGGTTACGATTAGCTCCACTCTATTACACGTAACAAGCATCGCGGCTTCGCCGATAGAGGCTTTAGACGTAAGCGTTTTTAAAATTCGTTCCTGACGCGCCGCGTCGAAAGCGAATCGTTCTCGAACCGCTATGTCGGTATTTTTGTATGAGATTGAGATTAGTAAGTAACGCATCGACGTTATTATAGCGCCTATTTTATACGGCTGACAAGCGTTTTTGCTAGGGATAGCAGTTCGCCGTCGTTTTCGACTAAACCTTTCGCTTCCTCTAGCAGTTTATTCGCGTATCGACGGCTTTTGTCGATCGAACCTGATTGATGTAGCGCCGTTTTTAACCAATTCGCGTCGCTTTTTGTTAGTTTTTTTCTAAACAGCGAGACCAATTTTTGCCTTTCGCTTTTGTCGGCGCTATGATAAAAATCGATTAGCGGCAGAGTAACCTTGCCTTCGCTTAGATCGTTAAGCGCGGGTTTGCCAAGCGTCGCCTCGTCTTGAGTGATGTCCAAAATATCGTCTATTACCTGAAACGCGATTCCAAGCAGAGCGCCAAAACGTTTAAAACGCTCGCGGTTTTCGCCCGCTAAGATCGCCGCCGATTCGCAGGCGGCTTCGATCAAAGCCGAAGTTTTAAGATAAATCATATTTTCATATTTTTCGCGATCGGAGTTAAACGATTTAGACAGCTCCGAATCCAGATATTCGCCGTATGAAAGTCTAGCTACGGCTTCGCCGACGATTTTTGCTATCGTTTCGCCGAGTTCTACGAGTTTCGCGAAGGCTCTCGCGTAAAAAATATCGCCGACCATAACCGCTTTTTT
The Helicobacteraceae bacterium genome window above contains:
- a CDS encoding polyprenyl synthetase family protein; the protein is MNEINSIISGFFEPPIRDYVDKIPAGKQLRSRLICAIAKDSDKRFLLSAIIETIHLASLLHDDIIDNAKTRRGAPSVFITDGAKKAVMVGDIFYARAFAKLVELGETIAKIVGEAVARLSYGEYLDSELSKSFNSDREKYENMIYLKTSALIEAACESAAILAGENRERFKRFGALLGIAFQVIDDILDITQDEATLGKPALNDLSEGKVTLPLIDFYHSADKSERQKLVSLFRKKLTKSDANWLKTALHQSGSIDKSRRYANKLLEEAKGLVENDGELLSLAKTLVSRIK